From Calothrix sp. PCC 6303, a single genomic window includes:
- a CDS encoding ribonuclease Z codes for MQITFLGTSSGVPTRSRNVSSVALRLPQRAEMWLFDCGEGTQHQILHSDLKVSQLSRIFITHMHGDHIFGLMGLLASCGLAGNVDRVDIYGPAGLNEYLQACSRYSHTHFSYPVKVHTVKPGVIYEDAEFTVSCAQLHHRIPAFGYRIAEKDRAGRFDIEKAQALEIPPGRVYGQLKRGETVTLPDGRTINGSELCGPTEIGRKFAYCTDTVYCDGAVELARDADVVIHEATFAHQDAEMAFQRLHSTSTMAAQTALTAGAHRLIMTHFSPRYAPGNSVELKDLLKEARAIFPNTEMAYDFMMYEVPRRRDQQLVTSKS; via the coding sequence GTGCAGATAACATTTTTAGGGACTAGCTCTGGTGTACCCACGCGATCGCGTAACGTTTCAAGTGTAGCTCTACGATTACCTCAACGAGCAGAAATGTGGTTATTCGACTGTGGTGAAGGCACCCAACATCAAATTTTACACAGTGACCTCAAGGTTAGCCAACTATCCCGAATCTTTATCACTCACATGCATGGCGACCATATTTTTGGTTTAATGGGGTTGCTGGCTAGCTGTGGCTTGGCTGGGAATGTGGATCGTGTTGATATCTACGGTCCAGCAGGGTTAAACGAATATCTTCAAGCTTGTTCCCGTTATTCCCACACTCATTTCTCTTACCCTGTTAAAGTTCATACAGTTAAACCCGGTGTAATCTACGAAGACGCAGAATTTACAGTTAGCTGCGCCCAACTGCACCACAGAATTCCCGCCTTTGGCTACCGCATCGCCGAGAAAGACCGTGCAGGGCGGTTTGACATTGAAAAAGCCCAAGCATTAGAAATTCCCCCTGGTAGAGTTTATGGTCAACTCAAACGGGGTGAAACTGTCACCCTCCCCGATGGACGCACCATCAACGGTAGCGAATTATGCGGACCAACTGAAATCGGGCGTAAATTTGCCTATTGTACCGACACCGTATATTGCGATGGGGCAGTAGAACTTGCCCGCGATGCCGATGTGGTAATTCATGAAGCCACATTTGCCCATCAAGATGCTGAGATGGCTTTTCAACGCTTACACTCAACCAGCACGATGGCTGCTCAAACCGCACTGACAGCGGGGGCACATCGATTGATTATGACCCATTTCAGCCCCCGTTATGCCCCTGGAAACTCAGTAGAATTGAAAGATTTACTCAAAGAAGCCAGAGCCATTTTTCCTAACACCGAAATGGCATACGACTTCATGATGTATGAAGTTCCTCGCAGACGCGATCAGCAATTGGTGACAAGCAAAAGTTAG